In Debaryomyces hansenii CBS767 chromosome B complete sequence, one genomic interval encodes:
- a CDS encoding DEHA2B08910p (weakly similar to uniprot|Q06412 Saccharomyces cerevisiae YLR425W TUS1 Guanine nucleotide exchange factor (GEF) that functions to modulate Rhop1 activity as part of the cell integrity signaling pathway), with product MSNHPNEQYDKLGRSNGSKNSLRRKPPPSLDITHEMNTNRVIPSESTQFFSPHSPAVLEGKSARSPIWNNHQQKLSIDTDNYVYDEESRFDGRQSLIGGGIYDGEYGEEFADESIMSFDSPRPMGPKTLPGFEGYTTPMKQPRHAQRSQNNPNPPYPTNDIQLELDFSEDDYNHSPNDNYNFFSPELTPSRLHYPFNEPNYHQTTPSKNQTTPPNHRTSEIILQSLNTPTKIPSLNEPNTLGIPVKGHSPRRADRNNSYSDNSGRSSSSSPNSRNSKFSMKMNGIGGMGTSPPRHSSPTRSHTMVIPERNSPTNGNYMERVYSERRSSRSPSPKKIYGRSPSLIYDQQPFNGETYYDSTNSLDELEDKFDNVHVRQARWNSFDTGETKSDISDYQYYDDEDPYSDMPETTTTNYFDYSILPDLPSANTSADGQPSSPSKRMTLSSTISFLKRDSQPNLPSPTSTTRRRRDDELPPVPLDLPQLPFTSSSLAMQHFNACKNIWSLSDIFEWCLKLKTWLHDSFIPKREFKKALIKLLVFYKRDIPLDIIGQNVDQIIASFLEVKAISYAYNNNNTNNDENSLPNPNDNETEKKRDRKEELGVIMNSAVNVNGVLPDLTNCYCHDEDHKSNSNTNDQSRKLKCYSSECHLNRVIDHEIQLRNTNINEIVLGDDWASHWRLTAEDLRKFDKTVSKRQSLIFDLLKYEQTFIQRAKCFVNIVGPEFIKAAQILVGSHEIISINKFEDDVLKPGKELIQIHEKSLFEPLLRILISDGRFIKILVDIANIYYNWSKVVKNSLLKYMSTVPMIEDLLKNESMKRWVDVEVRNIERVKELKVNGSLLFLSTFNSRYQQLPLQLFDIRKSFDSQEPEYISLTKAIDGIKRLGSKVNEMKVHADNIHALKKIHKQLIWKNNVNHTNANLGSENRRFFHRGDLTRKGDLKINSFTNHLILLDNFLFITERVKNPKMSSFSYKVVENPIAVELLLFEIKEKESTTSTLELKPITKSLTTSSNPASPVHQEFLDGEVEPASYPFKLRFAGRGKHNAFTFSTKTERERKDWINHFSMAKTNLCRRLRKTEPYKLKTVANTCFAYEISNKISKLQVCAPYDPIEEASTDALSKLTELGCKGEIYAFNNARKHIVFSKAQSITSFEYSNTSFYLVGLATGVYCCDMQNRWKKVVGGTDITKIKVITSINLLIVLGGRHLRCYSLDSVVGVYYDKKEHISSISLSNEHVLFFAVGKHREINMLFYAKKKSNSSGTTNFKVLIPETDNDGMFSAFKVIKKFYVQAECYGISIFNTSFAVHTNKGFEVLELDKLLPRSIPDFPHSESSGKKIDGFSRRSITGGTYIPGIELVKKAVHSTSIKPMGMFKLNNNTEFLLVYNDCAIFTNKHGKLSRYSMLKFEFKAKTIAFINNHLFLVCDEVMEIWSISDFVNGSNRLIQVVTGKDMNMLSNEDTICFSMANPKVPGLQLLFELQPKEVLI from the coding sequence ATGTCGAATCATCCGAATGAACAATATGACAAGCTAGGTAGGTCTAATGGTTCGAAGAATTCGTTGAGAAGGAAACCTCCACCTAGTTTAGATATAACGCATGAAATGAATACCAACCGTGTGATACCGCTGGAATCGACACAATTCTTTTCTCCACATTCTCCGGCGGTTTTGGAGGGCAAAAGCGCACGTCTGCCCATATGGAACAACCATCAACAAAAGCTCAGCATTGACACCGACAATTATGTATACGACGAGGAAAGTCGTTTTGACGGAAGACAAAGCTTGATTGGAGGAGGAATTTATGACGGCGAATATGGAGAAGAATTTGCTGATGAATCAATTATGTCGTTTGATAGCCCCAGACCTATGGGACCCAAGACATTGCCCGGGTTCGAAGGGTATACAACCCCAATGAAGCAACCGAGACATGCACAAAGGCTGCAGAACAACCCAAACCCACCGTATCCGACTAATGACATCCAATTGGAGCTTGATTTCTCCGAAGATGACTATAATCACAGCCCAAACGATAactataattttttttcgCCAGAGTTGACTCCCTCGAGATTACATTATCCATTTAATGAACCGAATTACCATCAAACAACGCCATCAAAGAACCAAACGACACCACCAAATCACAGAACGTCAGAAATCATATTGCAATCTTTAAATACTCCAACGAAAATACCGTCGTTGAACGAGCCAAACACATTAGGTATACCAGTTAAAGGACACTCACCGAGACGGGCTGATAGAAATAATAGTTATTCAGATAATTCAGGCCGTTCCAGTTCATCTTCACCAAATTCACGCAACTCAAAATTCTCTATGAAGATGAATGGCATTGGTGGGATGGGCACGAGCCCACCTAGACATTCATCACCCACAAGATCTCATACCATGGTTATTCCTGAAAGAAATTCACCAACGAATGGAAACTATATGGAAAGAGTGTATTCAGAAAGGCGAAGTAGTAGGTCTCCATCCCCGAAAAAGATTTATGGAAGATCACCTTCGCTAATTTATGACCAACAGCCATTCAACGGTGAAACTTATTATGATAGCACTAATAGTCTTGACGAATTAGAAGACAAATTTGACAATGTCCATGTGAGACAAGCGAGATGGAATTCTTTTGATACTGGAGAAACGAAATCAGACATCAGTGATTACCAATACTACGATGACGAAGATCCATACAGTGACATGCCCGAGACTACGACTACCAATTACTTTGATTATTCTATACTACCAGATTTACCATCTGCCAATACATCAGCTGATGGACAGCCTTCATCCCCGTCAAAAAGAATGACATTAAGCTCTACTATATCGTTTCTCAAAAGAGATTCACAGCCAAATTTACCTTCTCCAACTTCTACAACTAGACGAAGAAGGGATGATGAATTACCACCAGTTCCATTAGACTTGCCTCAATTACCGTTTACATCGTCATCCTTAGCTATGCAACACTTTAATGCttgcaaaaatatttggtcCTTGAGTGATATTTTCGAATGGtgtttgaaattgaaaacatGGTTACATGACCTGTTTATACCTAAGAGGGAATTCAAAAAAGCGTTAATAAAGTTATTAGTGTTTTATAAGAGAGATATTCCTTTGGACATAATAGGCCAAAACGTGGACCAAATAATTGCCAGCTTTTTAGAGGTGAAAGCTATCTCATATGCTTATAATAACAacaatacaaataatgacGAAAACTCATTGCCTAATcctaatgataatgaaaccGAAAAAAAGAGAGACCGCAAAGAGGAACTTGGTGTCATAATGAATAGTGCTGTTAATGTCAACGGGGTATTGCCAGACTTGACGAATTGCTACTGTCATGATGAAGATCATAAGTCCAACTCAAATACTAATGACCAGTCACgaaaattgaaatgttATTCTTCAGAATGCCATTTGAATAGGGTAATCGATCACGAAATCCAACTTCGAAATactaatataaatgaaattgtaCTTGGTGATGATTGGGCATCGCATTGGAGATTGACCGCTGAAGATTTAAGAAAATTCGACAAAACTGTCTCTAAACGACAATCGTTGATTTTCgatttattaaagtatGAACAAACGTTTATCCAAAGAGCAAAGTGCTTTGTTAATATTGTTGGGCctgaatttatcaaagcAGCTCAAATATTGGTAGGTTCTCATGAAATTATTCTGATTAATAAGTTTGAGGATGATGTACTTAAACCTGGCAAAGAATTGATCCAAATTCACGAAAAGAGCTTATTTGAACCACTCCTACGTATATTGATCTCAGATGgaagatttatcaaaatattagttgatattgcaaatatttACTACAATTGGTCCAAAGTAGTTAagaattctttattaaagTACATGAGTACAGTGCCAATgattgaagatttattgaagaatgagAGCATGAAAAGGTGGGTTGACGTAGAGgttagaaatattgaaagagtgaaagaattgaaagtCAATGGTTCATTACTATTCTTAAGTACTTTCAATTCTCGTTACCAGCAACTACCGTTGCAACTTTTTGATATCAGGAAACTGTTTGATTCTCAAGAACCGGAGTATATTTCACTCACTAAGGCTATTGATGGTATTAAAAGATTAGGTTCTAAAGTTAATGAAATGAAAGTACATGCCGATAACATTCATGCCTTAAAGAAAATCCATAAGCAATTAATTTGGAAGAATAATGTTAATCACACCAATGCTAACTTGGGGTCTGAAAATAGAAGATTTTTTCATAGAGGTGACTTAACAAGAAAAGGGGATTTGAAAATCAACTCATTCACgaatcatttaattctcTTGGATAACTTCTTATTTATTACTGAAAGGGTTAAAAATCCAAAAATGAGCCTGTTTAGCTATAAGGTTGTTGAAAACCCAATTGCCGTCGAGTTGCTTTTGTTCGAAATAAAGGAGAAGGAGTCGACCACGTCGACATTGGAGTTGAAGCCTATAACGAAGTCATTGACAACCCTGTCTAATCCAGCTTCACCTGTAcatcaagaatttttagATGGTGAAGTTGAACCTGCTTCTTACCCATTTAAATTAAGATTTGCTGGGCGTGGAAAACATAATGCCTTCACATTTTCAACTAAAActgaaagagaaagaaaagactGGATCAACCATTTCTCAATGGCTAAGACTAACCTCTGTCGTAGGCTTAGGAAGACCGAACCATATAAACTTAAAACTGTTGCTAATACTTGTTTTGCATACGAAATCAGTAATAAGATTTCTAAACTACAGGTATGCGCACCGTACGATCcaattgaagaagcatCGACGGACGCTTTAAGTAAGTTGACTGAATTAGGTTGCAAAGGTGAAATTTATgcttttaataatgcaaGGAAGCATATCGTATTTAGTAAGGCCCAAAGTATCACGTCTTTTGAGTACAGTAACACGTCATTTTACCTAGTAGGACTTGCAACTGGTGTTTACTGTTGTGACATGCAAAATAGATGGAAAAAAGTTGTTGGTGGAACAGATATTACTAAGATAAAGGTAATAACGTCTataaatttgttaattgtACTAGGCGGTCGACATTTACGATGCTATTCCTTGGATCTGGTCGTAGGTGTTTACTATGATAAGAAAGAACATATTAGCAGCATATCGTTATCGAATGAGCATGTGTTATTCTTCGCTGTTGGAAAGCATAGAGAGATTAACATGTTATTTTACgcgaagaagaaaagtaACTCCTCAGGAACAACTAATTTCAAGGTTTTGATTCCGGAAACAGATAATGACGGTATGTTTAGTGCATTTAAGGTGATCAAGAAATTCTATGTTCAGGCTGAGTGCTACGGCATATCGATTTTTAATACTTCATTTGCAGTGCATACCAATAAGGGATTCGAGGTTCTAGAGCTTGATAAATTACTACCTAGATCCATTCCTGATTTCCCCCACAGTGAGTCTTCtggaaagaaaattgatgGTTTCAGCAGAAGATCAATTACTGGGGGAACATATATTCCAGGCATAGAATTGGTCAAAAAAGCTGTACATTCCACGAGCATCAAGCCAATGGGAATGTTCAAGTTGAACAACAATACAGAATTCTTACTAGTTTATAACGACTGTGCTATTTTTACTAACAAGCACGGCAAATTATCACGGTATTCCATGCTCAAATTTGAGTTTAAGGCAAAGACGATCGCGTTCATTAATAATCACCTATTCTTAGTCTGTGACGAAGTAATGGAAATATGGTCTATCAGTGACTTTGTGAACGGTTCTAATAGGCTAATCCAAGTTGTAACAGGTAAAGATATGAATATGCTTAGTAATGAGGATACTATCTGTTTTTCTATGGCCAATCCAAAGGTTCCTGGCTTGCAATTGCTATTCGAATTGCAGCCTAAAGAAGTTCTTATATAA
- a CDS encoding DEHA2B08932p (similar to uniprot|Q9USQ4 Schizosaccharomyces pombe SPBC577 SPBC577.15c protein), with product MGYSDGINELVAEGAKLYAAKEFDDASEKYAEACENFSNEHGEEDADLLLLYGKSLFQSAVLKSEVFGGTGGNEENDDENIEKEGEQEDDGNFQFCDDAPLAEEDDDEGGAAAAEEEEEEESGNEADKQDAGGEEEEDEEEQSDFEVAWEILDLTRSLFENKLEKVQSQGEKLKSPYLSRDNEETDNEFVILTKKLSETYDLLGEVSLEAENFPQSAIDLQNCLDLRLKLYNPENSSLISESHYKLSLALEFCVEDPESRSKACEQMRLAIESVRDRNNKEKDPSKKKDNDDLVQDLEVRYQELERDPADDLKNEQMNIIKGILGEPSNGGEDKSPVANLVNDLSSVVKKKPSKPAVNDLTSMVKKRKPTSKNGESSKKSKK from the coding sequence ATGGGTTACTCGGATGgaataaatgaattggtTGCTGAGGGAGCGAAGCTATATGCTGCTAAGGAATTTGATGATGCGTCAGAAAAGTATGCTGAAGCTTGCGAAAACTTCAGTAATGAGCATGGAGAAGAGGACGCAGATTTGTTATTGCTATACGGAAAGTCATTGTTTCAAAGCGCAGTGTTGAAATCAGAAGTTTTTGGTGGTACTGGTGGtaacgaagaaaatgatgacGAAAACATAGAAAAGGAAGGCGAACAGGAGGATGATGgcaattttcaattttgcGATGATGCTCCATTGGCagaagaagacgatgatgaaGGTGGAGCTGCAGCTgcagaagaagaggaagaggaagaatCTGGAAATGAAGCGGATAAACAAGATGCAGGGggagaagaagaggaggaTGAGGAGGAACAGAGTGATTTTGAGGTCGCATGGGAGATCTTGGACTTGACTCgttctttatttgaaaataagcTTGAAAAGGTACAATCACAAGGTGAAAAGCTAAAGAGTCCATATTTGTCCAGAGATAACGAGGAAACCGATAACGAATTCGTGATATTGACAAAGAAACTTTCAGAAACGTACGATTTATTGGGTGAGGTGTCATTGGAAGCCGAGAATTTCCCCCAGTCTGCCATTGATTTGCAGAACTGTTTGGACTTGAGACTCAAGCTATACAATCCTGAAAACTCGTCGTTAATCTCAGAGTCGCATTATAAGCTATCTCTCGCATTAGAGTTCTGCGTCGAAGACCCAGAACTGAGATCGAAGGCCTGTGAACAGATGAGACTTGCGATTGAATCGGTAAGGGatagaaataataaggaaaagGATCCctcaaagaagaaagataatgatgacTTGGTACAAGACTTGGAAGTGAGATACCAGGAATTAGAAAGAGATCCAGCAGACGACCTTAAAAACGAGCAAATGAACATCATCAAGGGCATATTGGGCGAGCCTAGCAATGGAGGCGAAGATAAGTCCCCTGTAGCTAATCTTGTAAACGATTTATCGTCGGTTGTGAAAAAGAAACCAAGCAAACCTGCTGTCAATGATTTAACTTCGATGgtgaagaaaagaaagccTACGTCAAAAAATGGTGAATCTTCAAAAAAAAGTAAGAAATAG
- a CDS encoding DEHA2B08954p (similar to uniprot|Q05942 Saccharomyces cerevisiae YLR221C RSA3 Protein with a likely role in ribosomal maturation required for accumulation of wild-type levels of large (60S) ribosomal subunits), whose protein sequence is MAAAQVKNEKIGNPKSNRRRRKKRRTEDFSSDSESSSSSSSDESMDDAAEEPKPIKETKSINIDDIDIDSDKETDVNSQEKQNSLRPEPLSNETHEKLSNIKLTTSKLTSVGGSSKNSNIDINQVKKTLAKDKDQLNNEYLMLMASSFSNDLDELRKKPDFTDKSLVLLAKTLQSGSNMFDEETLNAILEQ, encoded by the coding sequence ATGGCAGCAGCGCAGGTAAAAAATGAGAAGATAGGAAACCCTAAGAGTAATAGGAggagaagaaagaagagaagaacggaagatttttcatctgattcagaatcatcatcatcatcgtccTCTGATGAATCGATGGATGATGCTGCTGAAGAACCAAAACCTATAAAAGAAACGAAGAGCATAAACATAGACGATATTGATATCGACTCTGATAAAGAGACTGATGTTAATTCGCAAGAAAAACAAAACCTGTTACGCCCTGAACCTTTAAGTAATGAAACACATGAAAAGTTATCCAACATAAAGCTTACCACTAGTAAATTAACAAGTGTCGGGGGAAGTTCTAAAAATAGCAATATCGATATTAACCAGGTTAAGAAGACATTGGCTAAAGACAAAgatcaattaaataatgaatatttgatgtTGATGGCTTCAAGCTTTAGTAATGATTTAGATGAATTGAGGAAGAAGCCAGATTTCACGGATAAATCGTTAGTATTGTTGGCAAAGACTTTACAATCAGGAAGTAACATgtttgatgaagaaacttTGAATGCAATTCTTGaacaatga
- a CDS encoding DEHA2B08998p (no similarity), translating into MSDIAEKTPEKYRKVSQLIRAEFNDVITNKSPQKLAVQEKIHLFYHSIPYGHMTWICIRISR; encoded by the coding sequence ATGTCAGATATTGCTGAGAAAACTCCAGAGAAATATCGGAAAGTGTCGCAACTTATTAGAGCAGAGTTTAATGACGTAATTACGAATAAGAGTCCACAGAAACTAGCAGTGCAAGagaaaattcatcttttttACCATAGCATACCTTATGGACATATGACTTGGATCTGCATTAGAATAAGTAGATAA
- a CDS encoding DEHA2B09020p (no similarity), giving the protein MFKDNNTLGFNQVKLENKVNNNILEEYESESVYEEVVDDRKYITKTEGNVDRTRSVIRDKGKSKLQELSIISVNIRNKENKALIDSGAQSNFITPELVVQLIKIMREENKWSRVEAIARETSYSLQDPIREGRHLQKFNTSLMK; this is encoded by the coding sequence ATGTTTAAAGATAATAACACACTAGGTTTTAATCAAGTTAAGTTAGAAAATAaagttaataataatattttagaaGAATATGAGTCAGAATCAGTCTACGAAGAAGTCGTAGATGATAGAAAATACATTACTAAAACAGAAGGTAATGTTGATAGAACCAGGTCTGTGATAAGAGACAAGGGTAAGAGTaaacttcaagaattgtCCATCATTCTGGTAAATATAAGGAATAAGGAAAACAAAGCTTTAATAGATTCCGGAGCACAAAGTAATTTCATTACCCCAGAATTGGTAGTACAATTGATTAAGATCATGagagaagaaaacaaatgGAGTAGAGTGGAAGCTATAGCAAGAGAAACAAGTTATTCCTTACAAGACCCTATACGGGAAGGAAGGCATCtacaaaaattcaatacttccttgatgaaataa